The Vespula vulgaris chromosome 2, iyVesVulg1.1, whole genome shotgun sequence genome has a segment encoding these proteins:
- the LOC127061890 gene encoding uncharacterized protein LOC127061890, whose protein sequence is MLYNANPIEEEQGEKLWTIYAWWASVLILKMMSLTWITGRVRVAKQVIHSEEDRMWMKGSQVIICPNGGGHPAVDRIRSAHYNDLAIVLPYLLIVPIWLNTSPCFFPARTIMLMFAISNMLSTLIHLEVIEAPNFCQIISHACCIAILVYICLSCMVRYLHII, encoded by the exons ATGCTATATAACGCGAATCCAATCGAAGAGGAACAAGGAGAGAAACTTTGGACGATATACGCATGGTGGGCTAGCGTTCTTATTTTGAAGATGATGTCCTTGACTTGGATCACAGGACGAGTTCGTGTTGCCAAACAG GTGATACATAGCGAAGAGGATAGAATGTGGATGAAAGGAAGTCAAGTGATCATATGCCCAAACGGTGGTGGACATCCGGCAGTGGATCGTATCAGGAGTGCTCATTACAATGATCTAGCGATCGTTTTACCTTACCTCTTGATCGTACCGATTTGGTTGAATACTTCGCCATGTTTTTTTCCAGCGAGAACGATCATGCTAATGTTTGCTATCAGTAATATGTTATCGACTTTAATACATTTAGAAGTAATCGAGGCACCTAATTTTTGTCAAATCATTTCCCATGCCTGTTGTATCGCCATTTTGGTGTACATTTGTCTATCTTGTATGGTACGATATTTacatatcatttaa
- the LOC127061888 gene encoding PI-PLC X domain-containing protein 1-like isoform X1, whose protein sequence is MIKGTILLLLYACCDIALAAQCGKVWLTVSSLWRPIAASDKVVDAELEVNWELDCPTSTEYPDTIKVFTADPVHNKTIRPKLILSPLEHPRGYYRTNITVGRPPLPGGWDTRDGATLPGPHCLKYHVALYKDGNLFMSSCLRIWPTWMYDLRRQLGRLPIGSLMIPGTHNSGCYKHGDLTRRDVFQRYLLTQDRNVWTQLVHGIRYLDIRVGYYPSRPNATAPGEESNSINRFWVNHDVIRITPLSAIIKDVRNFLDVARGEVVIMDFHRFPVGFEGRPSRHRRLATILHREFGDLILKPDRGVVGLGPTLNDIWTGGGRLIICYGDKHTVNGYEWLWPSLSQAWGNQQTVEGLFKYLDDVIMGPKRSRNSPNPLWAVMAELTPYPLDIIFKPSGGLRQMADAVNRNLTVRFQEKWWKETNIVATDFFLGNNLIDVSIQSNIKKSNIAQWRL, encoded by the exons ATGATCAAAGGAACCATTCTCTTGCTTCTTTACGCATGCTGCGATATAG CTTTGGCAGCACAATGTGGGAAGGTATGGTTGACGGTCTCCTCCTTATGGAGACCAATCGCTGCCAGTGATAAAGTCGTCGATGCCGAATTAGAAGTTAATTGGGAACTGGACTGTCCTACGAGTACAGAATACCCAGATACCATCAAGGTGTTCACTGCTGACCCAGTGCATA ACAAAACCATCAGACCTAAATTGATCTTGTCCCCGTTGGAACATCCAAGAGGATATTATCGGACCAATATTACGGTAGGTCGACCTCCATTACCAGGTGGATGGGATACTCGAGATGGTGCTACACTTCCTGGTCCACATTGCTTGAAATATCACGTTGCTCTTTACAAGGATGGTAATCTCTTCATGAGCTCTTGTTTACGAATTTGGCCAACTTGGATGTATGACTtgag aagacaaCTTGGAAGATTACCAATCGGCAGCCTGATGATACCCGGGACACACAACTCAGGTTGTTACAAACACGGTGATTTGACTAGAAGAGACGTTTTCCAACGTTATTTGCTAACTCAGGATCGCAACGTTTGGACACAATTGGTACATGGCATACGTTATCTCGATATCAGAGTTGGTTATTATCCTTCCAGACCAAACGCTACAGCACCCGGTGAGGAAAGTAACAGCATCAACAGGTTTTGGGTGAATCACGATGTAATAAGAATCACACCGCTTTCGGCGATCATCAAGGACGTTCGTAACTTTCTAGACGTTGCCAGGGGAGAGGTCGTTATCATGGATTTTCACAG ATTTCCGGTTGGTTTTGAGGGTAGACCGAGTAGACATCGTAGATTGGCAACGATTTTACATCGAGAATTTGGTGACTTGATTTTGAAACCTGATAGAGGTGTCGTTGGTCTTGGACCAACTCTCAATGATATTTGGACCGGTGGTGGACGATTGATCATTTGCTATGGTGACAAACATACGGTGAATG GTTACGAATGGCTCTGGCCGTCTTTGTCTCAAGCCTGGGGTAATCAGCAAACAGTGGAAggtttattcaaatatttggACGATGTGATAATGGGTCCTAAAAGATCTAGGAATAGTCCAAATCCATTGTGGGCTGTCATGGCAGAACTGACACCGTATCCATTGGATATTATCTTCAAACCGTCCGGTGGATTACGACAAATGGCCGACGCAGTAAATAGAAATCTGACGGTGAGATTTCAAGAGAAATGGTGGAAGGAAACGAACATCGTAGCTACCGATTTCTTCCTTGGAAATAATCTAATAGATGTTTCTATACAATCGAACATCAAGAAAAGTAATATCGCTCAGTGGCGTTTATGA
- the LOC127061888 gene encoding PI-PLC X domain-containing protein 1-like isoform X2, giving the protein MIKGTILLLLYACCDIDKTIRPKLILSPLEHPRGYYRTNITVGRPPLPGGWDTRDGATLPGPHCLKYHVALYKDGNLFMSSCLRIWPTWMYDLRRQLGRLPIGSLMIPGTHNSGCYKHGDLTRRDVFQRYLLTQDRNVWTQLVHGIRYLDIRVGYYPSRPNATAPGEESNSINRFWVNHDVIRITPLSAIIKDVRNFLDVARGEVVIMDFHRFPVGFEGRPSRHRRLATILHREFGDLILKPDRGVVGLGPTLNDIWTGGGRLIICYGDKHTVNGYEWLWPSLSQAWGNQQTVEGLFKYLDDVIMGPKRSRNSPNPLWAVMAELTPYPLDIIFKPSGGLRQMADAVNRNLTVRFQEKWWKETNIVATDFFLGNNLIDVSIQSNIKKSNIAQWRL; this is encoded by the exons ATGATCAAAGGAACCATTCTCTTGCTTCTTTACGCATGCTGCGATATAG ACAAAACCATCAGACCTAAATTGATCTTGTCCCCGTTGGAACATCCAAGAGGATATTATCGGACCAATATTACGGTAGGTCGACCTCCATTACCAGGTGGATGGGATACTCGAGATGGTGCTACACTTCCTGGTCCACATTGCTTGAAATATCACGTTGCTCTTTACAAGGATGGTAATCTCTTCATGAGCTCTTGTTTACGAATTTGGCCAACTTGGATGTATGACTtgag aagacaaCTTGGAAGATTACCAATCGGCAGCCTGATGATACCCGGGACACACAACTCAGGTTGTTACAAACACGGTGATTTGACTAGAAGAGACGTTTTCCAACGTTATTTGCTAACTCAGGATCGCAACGTTTGGACACAATTGGTACATGGCATACGTTATCTCGATATCAGAGTTGGTTATTATCCTTCCAGACCAAACGCTACAGCACCCGGTGAGGAAAGTAACAGCATCAACAGGTTTTGGGTGAATCACGATGTAATAAGAATCACACCGCTTTCGGCGATCATCAAGGACGTTCGTAACTTTCTAGACGTTGCCAGGGGAGAGGTCGTTATCATGGATTTTCACAG ATTTCCGGTTGGTTTTGAGGGTAGACCGAGTAGACATCGTAGATTGGCAACGATTTTACATCGAGAATTTGGTGACTTGATTTTGAAACCTGATAGAGGTGTCGTTGGTCTTGGACCAACTCTCAATGATATTTGGACCGGTGGTGGACGATTGATCATTTGCTATGGTGACAAACATACGGTGAATG GTTACGAATGGCTCTGGCCGTCTTTGTCTCAAGCCTGGGGTAATCAGCAAACAGTGGAAggtttattcaaatatttggACGATGTGATAATGGGTCCTAAAAGATCTAGGAATAGTCCAAATCCATTGTGGGCTGTCATGGCAGAACTGACACCGTATCCATTGGATATTATCTTCAAACCGTCCGGTGGATTACGACAAATGGCCGACGCAGTAAATAGAAATCTGACGGTGAGATTTCAAGAGAAATGGTGGAAGGAAACGAACATCGTAGCTACCGATTTCTTCCTTGGAAATAATCTAATAGATGTTTCTATACAATCGAACATCAAGAAAAGTAATATCGCTCAGTGGCGTTTATGA
- the LOC127061888 gene encoding uncharacterized protein LOC127061888 isoform X3 — MIKGTILLLLYACCDIALAAQCGKVWLTVSSLWRPIAASDKVVDAELEVNWELDCPTSTEYPDTIKVFTADPVHNKTIRPKLILSPLEHPRGYYRTNITVGRPPLPGGWDTRDGATLPGPHCLKYHVALYKDGNLFMSSCLRIWPTWMYDLRRQLGRLPIGSLMIPGTHNSGCYKHGDLTRRDVFQRYLLTQDRNVWTQLVHGIRYLDIRVGYYPSRPNATAPGEESNSINRFWVNHDVIRITPLSAIIKDVRNFLDVARGEVVIMDFHRFPVGFEGRPSRHRRLATILHREFGDLILKPDRGVVGLGPTLNDIWTGGGRLIICYGDKHTVNGNTVTNGSGRLCLKPGVISKQWKVYSNIWTM; from the exons ATGATCAAAGGAACCATTCTCTTGCTTCTTTACGCATGCTGCGATATAG CTTTGGCAGCACAATGTGGGAAGGTATGGTTGACGGTCTCCTCCTTATGGAGACCAATCGCTGCCAGTGATAAAGTCGTCGATGCCGAATTAGAAGTTAATTGGGAACTGGACTGTCCTACGAGTACAGAATACCCAGATACCATCAAGGTGTTCACTGCTGACCCAGTGCATA ACAAAACCATCAGACCTAAATTGATCTTGTCCCCGTTGGAACATCCAAGAGGATATTATCGGACCAATATTACGGTAGGTCGACCTCCATTACCAGGTGGATGGGATACTCGAGATGGTGCTACACTTCCTGGTCCACATTGCTTGAAATATCACGTTGCTCTTTACAAGGATGGTAATCTCTTCATGAGCTCTTGTTTACGAATTTGGCCAACTTGGATGTATGACTtgag aagacaaCTTGGAAGATTACCAATCGGCAGCCTGATGATACCCGGGACACACAACTCAGGTTGTTACAAACACGGTGATTTGACTAGAAGAGACGTTTTCCAACGTTATTTGCTAACTCAGGATCGCAACGTTTGGACACAATTGGTACATGGCATACGTTATCTCGATATCAGAGTTGGTTATTATCCTTCCAGACCAAACGCTACAGCACCCGGTGAGGAAAGTAACAGCATCAACAGGTTTTGGGTGAATCACGATGTAATAAGAATCACACCGCTTTCGGCGATCATCAAGGACGTTCGTAACTTTCTAGACGTTGCCAGGGGAGAGGTCGTTATCATGGATTTTCACAG ATTTCCGGTTGGTTTTGAGGGTAGACCGAGTAGACATCGTAGATTGGCAACGATTTTACATCGAGAATTTGGTGACTTGATTTTGAAACCTGATAGAGGTGTCGTTGGTCTTGGACCAACTCTCAATGATATTTGGACCGGTGGTGGACGATTGATCATTTGCTATGGTGACAAACATACGGTGAATGGTAATACC GTTACGAATGGCTCTGGCCGTCTTTGTCTCAAGCCTGGGGTAATCAGCAAACAGTGGAAggtttattcaaatatttggACGATGTGA
- the LOC127061886 gene encoding lamin Dm0-like isoform X1 — protein MSTKTSKKTSGTASSTNTSGVQTPPPPQTSTPISSGQRPGSPLSPTRYSRLQEKQDLQNLNNRLACYIDKVRHLEAENSRLTREVHTTQETSTREVSNIKSMYEQELSDTRKLLDDTAKERAKLEIDTKRLWDTSEELKNKLEKKTKDLQIAERNLSLCEARISDLTSQLTQSQTERKKITDKDRELEKENERLNAALNDTRHHLEEETLQRIDLENHIQSLKEDISFKDQVYQQELTETRTRRQVEISEIDGRLAEQYEAKLQQSLQELRDQYEAQMRVNREEIELLYENKIKNLTSHAQRNSDAASTAIEELRQTRSGIDTLKQRINELEASTNALNSRIRDLESLRENERIRYTENIAAYEAELARMRDEMAQQLQEYQDLMDIKVALDLEIAAYRKLLESEEARLNITPSQSGISCVVQSSSRSTPARQTPLRGGKRKRTLLEESEERSSSDYSISGTARGDIEITEADPQGRYVKLTNKGNKEIGLSGWQILRKAGTLETVFKFHRTAKLDAGGSVTVWSADIGATHEPPSNIVMKGQKWFIAENMTTILLNNESEEMATSERKRQQLSTSVSRHRESLGFRPAEDLYHQQDDPPSQERCRLM, from the exons atgtctacAAAAACGAGTAAGAAAACGTCTGGGACGGCGTCATCGACTAATACGAGTGGCGTTCAAACGCCACCGCCACCTCAAACGTCCACGCCTATTAGTAGTGGACAAAGACCTGGTAGTCCACTAAGTCCAACGCGTTATTCCCGTTTACAAGAAAAACAGGATTTACAAAATCTGAACAATCGTCTCGCGTGTTATATTGACAAGGTGCGGCATCTCGAAGCCGAAAATTCAAGACTCACGCGGGAAGTGCATACTACGCAGGAAACAAGTACTCGCGAAGTTTCCAATATAAAGTCTATGTATGAGCAAGAATTGTCTGATACTAGAAAGTTATTGGATGATACAGCAAAGGAACGCGCCAAACTCGAGATAGATACCAAACGTTTGTGGGATACTAGCGAGGAACTTAAAAATAA attggaaaagaagacaaaggaTTTGCAAATAGCTGAAAGGAATTTGAGTTTGTGCGAGGCGAGAATCAGTGATTTGACATCTCAATTAACTCAAAGTCAAACCGAACGTAAGAAAATCACGGATAAGGATAGAGAATTGGAAAAGGAGAACGAACGTTTGAACGCGGCACTGAACGATACGCGCCATCATCTCGAGGAGGAAACGTTACAACGTATCGATCTTGAAAATCATATTCAAAGTCTTAAAGAGGATATTAGCTTTAAAGACCAGGTTTATCAGCAAGAGCTTACTGAAACGCGTACGAGGCGACAG gTTGAAATCTCTGAGATCGATGGAAGATTGGCCGAACAATACGAAGCAAAATTACAACAATCGTTGCAAGAATTACGTGATCAATATGAGGCACAAATGCGTGTCAATCGTGAGGagattgaattattatatgagAACAAGATCAAAAACTTGACTTCTCATGCTCAACGTAATAGTGATGCAGCTAGCACAGCCATCGAGGAATTGAGACAAACTCGATCTGGAATTGATACTCTTAAGCAAAGGATCAACGAGCTTGAAGCTTCTACTAATGCTTTGAACTCAAGAATCCG GGATTTAGAAAGTTtacgagagaacgaacgtATCCGATATACGGAGAATATAGCCGCTTATGAGGCAGAATTAGCACGAATGAGAGATGAAATGGCTCAACAATTACAAGAATATCAAGATTTAATGGATATAAAGGTTGCTCTTGACTTGGAGATTGCTGCGTATCGTAAATTGTTAGAATCCGAGGAAGCTAg aTTGAATATAACACCATCACAAAGTGGTATTAGTTGCGTGGTACAAAGTAGCAGTAGAAGTACTCCAGCTAGACAAACGCCTCTtagaggaggaaaaaggaagcgAACGTTATTGGAGGAAAGTGAAGAACGCAGTAGTAGTGACTATAGTATCAGTGGCACGGCAAGGGGTGATATAGAGATAACAGAAGCTGATCCTCAAGGTCGATACGTGAAACTTACTAACAAGGGTAACAAA GAGATTGGACTTAGCGGCTGGCAAATTCTCCGCAAAGCTGGAACTCTAGAAACagtttttaaatttcatcgaaCTGCAAAACTCGATGCAGGTGGAAGTGTAACTGTATGGTCGGCCGATATCGGTGCAACGCACGAGCCACCATCCAATATCGTTATGAAGGGTCAAAAATGGTTCATTGCTGAAAATATGACTACAATTTTGCTAAACAATGAATCAGAa GAAATGGCAAcgtctgaaagaaaaagacaacaaTTGTCCACATCTGTATCGCGACATAGAGAAAGTTTAGGATTCCGACCTGCGGAAGATCTTTATCATCAGCAG GATGACCCACCAAGTCAAGAAAGATGTCGCCTTATGTGA
- the LOC127061886 gene encoding lamin Dm0-like isoform X2 has protein sequence MSTKTSKKTSGTASSTNTSGVQTPPPPQTSTPISSGQRPGSPLSPTRYSRLQEKQDLQNLNNRLACYIDKVRHLEAENSRLTREVHTTQETSTREVSNIKSMYEQELSDTRKLLDDTAKERAKLEIDTKRLWDTSEELKNKLEKKTKDLQIAERNLSLCEARISDLTSQLTQSQTERKKITDKDRELEKENERLNAALNDTRHHLEEETLQRIDLENHIQSLKEDISFKDQVYQQELTETRTRRQVEISEIDGRLAEQYEAKLQQSLQELRDQYEAQMRVNREEIELLYENKIKNLTSHAQRNSDAASTAIEELRQTRSGIDTLKQRINELEASTNALNSRIRDLESLRENERIRYTENIAAYEAELARMRDEMAQQLQEYQDLMDIKVALDLEIAAYRKLLESEEARLNITPSQSGISCVVQSSSRSTPARQTPLRGGKRKRTLLEESEERSSSDYSISGTARGDIEITEADPQGRYVKLTNKGNKEIGLSGWQILRKAGTLETVFKFHRTAKLDAGGSVTVWSADIGATHEPPSNIVMKGQKWFIAENMTTILLNNESEEMATSERKRQQLSTSVSRHRESLGFRPAEDLYHQQRRYLYPY, from the exons atgtctacAAAAACGAGTAAGAAAACGTCTGGGACGGCGTCATCGACTAATACGAGTGGCGTTCAAACGCCACCGCCACCTCAAACGTCCACGCCTATTAGTAGTGGACAAAGACCTGGTAGTCCACTAAGTCCAACGCGTTATTCCCGTTTACAAGAAAAACAGGATTTACAAAATCTGAACAATCGTCTCGCGTGTTATATTGACAAGGTGCGGCATCTCGAAGCCGAAAATTCAAGACTCACGCGGGAAGTGCATACTACGCAGGAAACAAGTACTCGCGAAGTTTCCAATATAAAGTCTATGTATGAGCAAGAATTGTCTGATACTAGAAAGTTATTGGATGATACAGCAAAGGAACGCGCCAAACTCGAGATAGATACCAAACGTTTGTGGGATACTAGCGAGGAACTTAAAAATAA attggaaaagaagacaaaggaTTTGCAAATAGCTGAAAGGAATTTGAGTTTGTGCGAGGCGAGAATCAGTGATTTGACATCTCAATTAACTCAAAGTCAAACCGAACGTAAGAAAATCACGGATAAGGATAGAGAATTGGAAAAGGAGAACGAACGTTTGAACGCGGCACTGAACGATACGCGCCATCATCTCGAGGAGGAAACGTTACAACGTATCGATCTTGAAAATCATATTCAAAGTCTTAAAGAGGATATTAGCTTTAAAGACCAGGTTTATCAGCAAGAGCTTACTGAAACGCGTACGAGGCGACAG gTTGAAATCTCTGAGATCGATGGAAGATTGGCCGAACAATACGAAGCAAAATTACAACAATCGTTGCAAGAATTACGTGATCAATATGAGGCACAAATGCGTGTCAATCGTGAGGagattgaattattatatgagAACAAGATCAAAAACTTGACTTCTCATGCTCAACGTAATAGTGATGCAGCTAGCACAGCCATCGAGGAATTGAGACAAACTCGATCTGGAATTGATACTCTTAAGCAAAGGATCAACGAGCTTGAAGCTTCTACTAATGCTTTGAACTCAAGAATCCG GGATTTAGAAAGTTtacgagagaacgaacgtATCCGATATACGGAGAATATAGCCGCTTATGAGGCAGAATTAGCACGAATGAGAGATGAAATGGCTCAACAATTACAAGAATATCAAGATTTAATGGATATAAAGGTTGCTCTTGACTTGGAGATTGCTGCGTATCGTAAATTGTTAGAATCCGAGGAAGCTAg aTTGAATATAACACCATCACAAAGTGGTATTAGTTGCGTGGTACAAAGTAGCAGTAGAAGTACTCCAGCTAGACAAACGCCTCTtagaggaggaaaaaggaagcgAACGTTATTGGAGGAAAGTGAAGAACGCAGTAGTAGTGACTATAGTATCAGTGGCACGGCAAGGGGTGATATAGAGATAACAGAAGCTGATCCTCAAGGTCGATACGTGAAACTTACTAACAAGGGTAACAAA GAGATTGGACTTAGCGGCTGGCAAATTCTCCGCAAAGCTGGAACTCTAGAAACagtttttaaatttcatcgaaCTGCAAAACTCGATGCAGGTGGAAGTGTAACTGTATGGTCGGCCGATATCGGTGCAACGCACGAGCCACCATCCAATATCGTTATGAAGGGTCAAAAATGGTTCATTGCTGAAAATATGACTACAATTTTGCTAAACAATGAATCAGAa GAAATGGCAAcgtctgaaagaaaaagacaacaaTTGTCCACATCTGTATCGCGACATAGAGAAAGTTTAGGATTCCGACCTGCGGAAGATCTTTATCATCAGCAG AGAAGATATCTCTACCCATATTAA